The following are encoded in a window of Flavobacterium sp. WC2421 genomic DNA:
- a CDS encoding DUF86 domain-containing protein, translated as MYDDVYKYSLETILEHITICNKRFTEINVASDFVATEYGKILLDAIVTRLQAIGENVKNSSRKHNLLQDNYPEIEWNKIIRFRDFISHHYEMLDFEVIYEIGENYLPQLEVAIKTELGKFK; from the coding sequence ATGTATGATGACGTTTATAAATATTCGTTAGAAACTATTTTAGAACACATCACTATTTGTAATAAAAGATTTACTGAAATCAATGTGGCATCCGATTTTGTAGCTACTGAATACGGTAAAATTTTATTAGACGCAATTGTAACCCGACTTCAAGCAATAGGAGAGAACGTTAAAAACAGTTCGAGAAAACATAATTTATTACAGGATAATTATCCAGAAATAGAATGGAATAAAATTATTCGATTTCGTGATTTTATCTCCCATCATTATGAAATGCTGGATTTTGAGGTGATTTATGAAATAGGTGAAAATTATTTACCACAATTAGAAGTAGCAATTAAAACCGAATTAGGGAAATTCAAATAA
- a CDS encoding DNA mismatch repair protein MutS: protein MISITEKTLQDLQFPTVLETISTICNTDIGKQKALEITPFKDKETLMQALMQTSEYVSSFQNNNAIPNHGFDAITHEIKFLAIEDSFLEVGSFRKIATLSSTVNFLLNFFKKFDDYYPHLNTRANQVELTKDIITQIDQIVDKYGEIKDNASPVLLDVRRSMNSVRGKVNQSFGSALTQYNSLGYLDDIKESFVQNRRVLAVLAMYRRKVKGSILGSSKTGSIAYIEPEATLQYSRELSNLEYEEKEEITRILKQLSNDIRPYLPLLKQYQDFLSDIDVIAAKAKYADRINGIMPQITDNRRLFFRDAYHPILYLNNKQKREITHPQTIELQQENRIIVISGPNAGGKTISLKTVGLLQLMLQSGMLIPVHERSETFLFDRILTDIGDNQSIENQLSTYSYRLKNMNYFLKKCNRKTMFLIDEFGTGSDPELGGALAEIFLEEFYHREAFGIITTHYSNLKILANELPYATNANMMFDEKSLEPMYKLALGQAGSSFTFEVALKNGIPFSLINRAKKKIEVGKVRFDKTIATLQKERSKMEKTSQTLKEEETKAREEGKKMETINVKIKQKLESYQELYDSNQKTIYIGQKIEDIAEKYFNNKNKKDLIGEFLKIIEIENSKRKKATPKEAKAIVAKKKEVIEEVTVHVEEIRKEKKEKKLKPIIEKPKAIIRLGDRVRMLDGKAVGTIDSIEKNKATVNYGMFTSKVSMDELELVEAMKKK from the coding sequence ATGATATCCATTACCGAAAAAACATTACAAGATTTACAATTTCCAACTGTTCTAGAAACGATTTCAACGATCTGCAATACTGACATTGGAAAACAAAAAGCTTTAGAAATAACTCCCTTTAAAGATAAAGAAACTTTGATGCAGGCTTTAATGCAAACTTCAGAGTATGTTTCGTCTTTTCAAAATAATAATGCAATTCCCAATCATGGTTTTGATGCCATCACACACGAAATTAAATTTCTAGCCATTGAGGATAGTTTTCTAGAAGTAGGAAGTTTTAGAAAGATAGCAACGCTTTCTTCTACAGTGAATTTTTTATTGAATTTTTTTAAAAAGTTTGATGATTATTACCCGCATTTAAACACCAGAGCCAATCAAGTAGAATTGACTAAAGATATTATCACTCAAATTGATCAAATCGTTGATAAATATGGAGAGATAAAAGACAATGCTTCCCCCGTATTACTAGATGTTCGTAGAAGTATGAATTCCGTACGCGGAAAAGTAAATCAAAGTTTTGGATCAGCATTAACGCAATACAATAGTTTAGGCTACCTAGACGACATCAAAGAGAGTTTTGTACAAAACCGCCGCGTTTTGGCTGTTTTAGCCATGTACCGCCGTAAAGTAAAAGGATCAATACTTGGAAGTTCTAAAACAGGAAGTATTGCTTATATCGAACCTGAGGCTACTTTACAATATTCACGGGAACTAAGTAATCTGGAATATGAAGAAAAGGAAGAAATCACTCGGATTCTAAAACAATTATCAAATGATATTCGTCCGTATTTACCGTTATTAAAACAATACCAAGATTTCCTTAGTGATATCGATGTGATTGCTGCCAAAGCAAAATACGCCGATAGAATCAACGGAATCATGCCTCAAATCACTGACAATCGCCGACTCTTTTTTAGAGATGCGTATCATCCTATTTTGTATTTGAATAACAAACAGAAAAGGGAAATCACGCATCCGCAAACTATCGAGCTGCAACAGGAAAACAGAATTATTGTCATATCTGGACCTAATGCAGGTGGTAAAACCATCTCTTTAAAAACAGTTGGTTTATTGCAATTAATGCTACAATCAGGGATGTTGATTCCGGTTCACGAGCGTTCAGAAACCTTTTTATTCGATAGAATACTTACTGATATTGGTGATAACCAATCTATTGAAAATCAACTTAGTACCTACAGTTACCGACTTAAGAACATGAACTACTTTCTCAAGAAGTGCAATCGCAAAACGATGTTCTTGATTGACGAATTTGGTACCGGTTCTGATCCTGAATTAGGAGGTGCATTGGCTGAAATTTTCTTGGAAGAGTTTTACCATAGAGAAGCCTTTGGAATTATTACAACGCATTATTCCAACTTGAAAATCCTTGCCAACGAGTTGCCTTATGCTACTAATGCTAATATGATGTTTGACGAAAAGTCATTGGAACCCATGTATAAATTGGCTTTAGGTCAAGCAGGAAGTTCGTTCACTTTTGAAGTCGCTTTGAAAAACGGAATTCCGTTTAGTTTAATCAATAGAGCCAAAAAGAAAATTGAAGTGGGCAAAGTACGTTTTGACAAAACGATTGCTACTCTTCAAAAAGAACGTTCTAAGATGGAAAAAACGTCTCAAACGCTAAAGGAAGAAGAGACTAAAGCGCGTGAAGAAGGCAAGAAAATGGAGACGATCAATGTCAAAATAAAACAAAAATTAGAGAGCTATCAAGAATTGTATGACAGCAATCAAAAGACCATTTACATTGGCCAGAAAATAGAAGATATTGCCGAGAAGTATTTCAATAACAAAAACAAAAAAGACCTGATAGGGGAATTTTTGAAAATTATAGAAATAGAAAATTCGAAGCGCAAGAAAGCAACGCCAAAAGAAGCCAAAGCTATTGTAGCCAAGAAAAAAGAAGTCATTGAGGAGGTTACAGTTCATGTAGAGGAAATTCGCAAAGAAAAAAAGGAAAAGAAACTAAAACCCATAATAGAAAAACCCAAAGCTATTATACGCTTAGGCGACCGAGTGCGCATGCTCGACGGTAAAGCAGTTGGAACAATTGACAGTATTGAGAAAAATAAAGCAACGGTGAATTACGGTATGTTTACTTCCAAAGTAAGTATGGACGAACTAGAACTAGTTGAAGCAATGAAGAAGAAGTAA
- a CDS encoding alanine dehydrogenase: MSISFYPFTKAELLPQEEKLEVARRKSDLFIGIPNETSYQERRICLTPDAVNSLTFQGHRVMIEAGAGENSSYSDKEYSDAGAEITNDTRKVFGCPMILKVGTPTLAEIEMMNPQTILISSIQLKTKSKAYFEALTKKKITALAFEYIKDQDGSYPAVRSSSEIAGTASILIAAELMITNEFGKGLLFGNITGVAPTEVVIIGAGTVGEFAAKTALGLGATVKVFDNSITKLRRLQNSLNQRIFTSTIQTKGLLKALRRCDVAIGAMRGIDRCPVIVSETMVEHMKKGAVIVDVSIDTGGCFETSEVTSHERPTFIKSNVLHYCVPNIPSRYSKTASLSISNIITPFLMQIAEDGGLESAIRCDMGLKHGVYLYHGILTNKAIGDWFDLPNNDINLIVF, translated from the coding sequence ATGTCAATATCTTTTTATCCATTCACGAAAGCAGAACTTTTACCACAGGAAGAAAAACTGGAGGTAGCAAGACGCAAGAGCGATCTTTTTATTGGTATTCCTAACGAAACCAGTTACCAAGAGCGTCGCATTTGCCTTACGCCCGATGCTGTAAATTCCTTGACTTTTCAAGGACATCGTGTAATGATTGAAGCAGGAGCTGGAGAAAACTCCAGTTACTCGGATAAAGAATACAGTGACGCTGGAGCAGAAATAACCAATGATACCCGAAAAGTATTTGGTTGCCCTATGATTCTAAAAGTAGGAACGCCTACACTAGCAGAAATTGAAATGATGAATCCACAAACCATCTTGATTTCGTCTATCCAATTAAAAACAAAAAGCAAGGCCTATTTTGAAGCGTTAACCAAGAAAAAAATAACGGCTCTCGCTTTTGAATACATAAAAGACCAAGACGGTTCTTACCCTGCAGTACGTTCCTCGAGTGAAATTGCAGGTACTGCTTCCATATTAATCGCTGCCGAATTAATGATTACCAATGAATTTGGAAAAGGATTGTTGTTTGGTAATATTACTGGAGTCGCCCCTACTGAAGTGGTGATTATAGGTGCTGGAACAGTAGGTGAATTTGCTGCAAAAACGGCTTTAGGTCTTGGTGCAACGGTAAAAGTTTTTGACAATTCAATCACAAAATTGCGCCGTTTGCAAAACAGTTTGAACCAACGAATATTTACTTCCACCATACAAACCAAAGGGTTATTAAAAGCCCTTAGACGTTGTGATGTAGCCATTGGTGCTATGCGGGGTATCGATCGCTGTCCCGTTATTGTTAGTGAAACCATGGTGGAACACATGAAAAAAGGAGCTGTAATTGTAGATGTAAGCATTGATACAGGCGGTTGTTTTGAAACCTCTGAAGTAACTTCGCATGAAAGACCTACTTTCATAAAAAGCAACGTTTTGCATTATTGCGTACCCAATATTCCATCTCGCTATTCTAAAACGGCTTCGCTTTCTATCAGCAATATTATCACTCCCTTTTTAATGCAAATTGCCGAAGATGGCGGACTTGAAAGCGCCATTCGTTGTGATATGGGCTTGAAACATGGCGTTTATTTGTACCATGGAATTCTGACCAATAAAGCCATTGGAGACTGGTTCGATTTACCCAATAACGACATCAATTTAATTGTGTTTTAA
- a CDS encoding PglZ domain-containing protein, with the protein MDKIKILWVDDEIDYLKPHILFLEQKNYSVTTCNNGRDAIDIFENENFDIVFLDENMPGMSGLETLSEMKEKKSMVPMIMITKSEEEYIMEEAIGSKIADYLIKPVNPNQILLSLKKNLDHSRLISQKTTLDYQKEFRKITMEMAMVNSYEDWIELYKKLIFWELQLETINDQSMVEILESQKAEANSQFGKFIERNYEDWFLPKADKPVQSHTLFRELVVPELVKKDKPVLFVVIDNLRYDQWKTFESVVAEHYKLEKEVPYYSILPTATQYARNAIFSGLLPLEMEKQFPQYWKNDPEEGGKNLYEAEFLSAQLKRLGLKIKEDYFKITNLASGKKLVENFKGLKDNDLVTVVYNFVDMLSHAKTEMDVVKELASDDKAYRSLTLSWFKNSPLLEIIQQAQKLGFKLILTTDHGTINVKNPSKVVGDKNTSLNLRYKTGRSLTYEYKDVYAVKEPKKIGLPAINMSSSYIFAKNDLFLAYVNNYNHYVSYYKNTYQHGGISLEEMIIPCLVFNPK; encoded by the coding sequence ATGGATAAGATAAAAATACTTTGGGTGGATGATGAGATTGATTACTTGAAACCACACATCCTTTTCTTGGAACAAAAAAATTATAGTGTGACGACTTGTAATAACGGTCGGGATGCGATTGATATTTTTGAAAATGAGAATTTTGATATCGTTTTTCTGGATGAGAATATGCCGGGTATGAGCGGGCTGGAAACGCTGTCGGAAATGAAGGAGAAAAAGAGTATGGTTCCCATGATTATGATTACCAAAAGTGAGGAAGAGTATATTATGGAGGAAGCCATAGGGTCTAAAATTGCCGATTACCTAATAAAACCGGTGAACCCCAACCAGATTTTGCTGAGTTTGAAAAAGAACTTGGATCACTCGCGCTTGATTTCGCAAAAAACAACGCTGGATTACCAGAAAGAGTTTAGAAAAATTACGATGGAAATGGCGATGGTGAACTCCTATGAAGACTGGATTGAGTTGTACAAAAAATTGATATTTTGGGAACTGCAGTTGGAAACCATCAACGACCAAAGCATGGTGGAAATACTGGAATCTCAAAAAGCAGAAGCCAACTCGCAGTTTGGGAAATTTATAGAACGCAATTACGAAGATTGGTTTTTGCCAAAAGCTGATAAACCCGTGCAATCCCATACGTTATTTAGAGAATTAGTGGTTCCGGAGTTGGTTAAAAAAGACAAACCAGTGCTGTTTGTCGTAATTGATAATTTGCGTTACGACCAATGGAAAACCTTTGAAAGCGTAGTCGCTGAACATTATAAACTAGAAAAAGAGGTGCCCTACTACTCTATTTTGCCTACGGCGACGCAGTATGCTCGAAATGCGATTTTCTCTGGTTTATTGCCTCTGGAAATGGAAAAACAGTTTCCGCAATACTGGAAAAATGATCCTGAGGAAGGTGGAAAAAACTTGTATGAGGCCGAGTTCCTGTCGGCTCAATTGAAGCGATTGGGATTGAAAATCAAAGAGGATTATTTTAAAATCACGAATTTGGCTTCGGGTAAAAAACTGGTAGAGAATTTCAAGGGACTAAAAGACAACGACCTAGTTACCGTAGTATATAACTTTGTAGATATGCTTTCTCACGCGAAAACCGAAATGGATGTGGTAAAAGAATTAGCCTCCGATGATAAGGCGTATCGCTCGCTAACGCTGAGTTGGTTCAAGAATTCTCCTTTGTTAGAAATCATTCAACAGGCACAAAAACTGGGTTTTAAACTGATTCTAACTACGGATCACGGAACAATCAATGTGAAAAATCCATCGAAAGTGGTGGGTGATAAAAACACGAGTTTGAACTTGCGTTACAAAACCGGTCGCAGCTTAACCTACGAGTACAAAGATGTATATGCTGTAAAAGAACCAAAAAAAATAGGATTGCCTGCCATAAATATGAGTAGTTCTTATATTTTTGCAAAAAATGATTTGTTCTTGGCGTATGTCAACAATTACAATCATTATGTGAGTTACTATAAGAATACGTACCAACATGGAGGGATTTCGCTAGAAGAAATGATTATTCCTTGTTTGGTGTTTAATCCGAAGTAG
- a CDS encoding DUF4236 domain-containing protein — protein sequence MRFRKRVKVFPGFHLNLSKSGISSTLGVNGASVNFTKKGSYLNTGIPGTGLYDRKKIGTKQNSNFTDSTENIEHKSNSTQVIVGEIKSAEADKLTSANLIELKETLEEVYKDRIELNQEIIQTKKEIKSAKTIRIVASIFVVGLFVKTFKNKILDKEEYLRDLEHQLENSFINIDVEFDKSFEEKYNGLLNSYNELLTTEVIWDITSSIQQDMKTTRSAASSVVTRKPVKFKFDNIDIIKSTYPAFHFENKNGGDLYIYPAFIIFTTSNNKFALIDIKDLELTFSQQRFLEEEKIPSDTKIIDKTWAKVNKNGSPDKRFKGNYEIPIVSYGKLEIKTSFGLNELYSFSNFEKSGQFSETFLDYKKAL from the coding sequence ATGAGATTTAGAAAAAGAGTAAAAGTTTTCCCCGGATTCCATTTGAATCTTTCAAAATCGGGAATAAGTTCAACACTAGGTGTGAATGGAGCAAGTGTAAACTTCACTAAAAAAGGAAGTTATTTAAACACTGGAATTCCCGGAACAGGGTTGTATGACCGAAAAAAAATTGGAACAAAACAGAATTCAAATTTCACTGATTCTACAGAAAATATTGAACATAAAAGTAATAGTACACAAGTAATTGTTGGTGAAATTAAAAGTGCAGAAGCTGATAAATTAACAAGCGCAAATCTTATTGAGCTAAAAGAAACACTTGAAGAAGTTTATAAAGACAGAATTGAACTTAATCAAGAAATTATACAAACGAAAAAAGAAATTAAATCTGCAAAAACTATACGTATAGTAGCATCTATTTTTGTTGTCGGACTGTTCGTTAAAACGTTTAAGAATAAAATTCTCGATAAAGAGGAATATTTGCGTGATTTAGAACATCAATTAGAAAATAGTTTCATAAATATTGATGTAGAATTTGACAAATCTTTTGAAGAAAAATACAATGGTTTACTAAATTCTTATAATGAACTCTTAACAACCGAAGTAATTTGGGACATTACTTCAAGCATACAACAGGATATGAAAACTACAAGAAGTGCTGCATCAAGTGTTGTAACTCGTAAACCTGTTAAATTTAAATTCGATAATATTGATATTATAAAATCAACTTATCCAGCATTTCATTTTGAAAATAAAAATGGTGGAGATTTATACATATATCCTGCATTCATAATTTTCACTACAAGCAATAATAAATTTGCACTAATTGATATTAAAGATTTAGAATTAACTTTTTCACAACAAAGATTTTTAGAAGAAGAAAAAATCCCTTCAGACACAAAAATAATTGATAAAACTTGGGCGAAAGTAAATAAGAATGGATCACCAGACAAAAGATTCAAAGGCAATTATGAAATACCAATTGTAAGTTATGGAAAACTTGAAATTAAAACTTCTTTCGGTCTAAATGAATTATATTCCTTTAGTAACTTTGAAAAATCAGGACAGTTTTCAGAAACTTTTTTGGACTATAAAAAAGCTCTTTAA
- a CDS encoding thiol-disulfide oxidoreductase DCC family protein — MIELPQNRKIIIFDGACNLCNTAVQFIIRHDKKDRFRFVALQSEIGQEIMKHIGVDIQKTDSIVLYEPGIAYYIKGEAALEIAKHLSGGMAILSIFKALPTSLTNNIYDYIAKNRYQWFGKKDSCMIPTPELKSKFL, encoded by the coding sequence ATGATTGAACTCCCACAAAATAGAAAAATTATCATCTTTGATGGGGCATGCAATCTGTGTAATACAGCGGTGCAGTTTATTATAAGGCATGACAAAAAAGACCGTTTCCGTTTTGTGGCTTTGCAATCGGAAATTGGACAAGAAATTATGAAACATATTGGTGTTGACATCCAAAAAACAGATAGTATTGTTCTTTACGAACCTGGAATCGCCTATTACATCAAAGGGGAAGCGGCTTTAGAAATAGCAAAACACCTAAGTGGTGGAATGGCAATACTATCCATTTTTAAGGCTCTTCCTACTTCTCTAACGAACAATATATACGATTACATTGCTAAAAATAGATACCAATGGTTTGGCAAAAAAGACAGCTGCATGATCCCTACCCCCGAATTGAAATCAAAATTTTTATAA
- a CDS encoding DUF4258 domain-containing protein, which produces MKFAQRFAYYLVGLVMGLFFVALVFSGKDTRCNYFPNSRVLNDLRNKPFDYSEKASKVLAEGWIDTIDIKNTLQYGDVDFDKSNTEFHKAKLYVIEGKTMKNIPITLKISNREDKATLEEIIKN; this is translated from the coding sequence ATGAAGTTTGCACAACGTTTTGCCTACTATTTAGTGGGATTAGTTATGGGTCTGTTTTTCGTAGCCTTAGTTTTTAGCGGTAAAGACACCCGTTGTAATTATTTTCCAAATTCTAGAGTTTTAAACGACTTAAGAAACAAACCTTTCGATTATTCCGAAAAAGCGTCCAAAGTTTTAGCCGAAGGCTGGATTGACACCATTGATATCAAAAACACTTTGCAATACGGAGATGTTGACTTTGATAAAAGCAATACGGAGTTTCATAAAGCTAAACTATACGTTATTGAAGGAAAGACAATGAAAAATATTCCTATAACACTTAAAATCAGCAACCGCGAGGACAAAGCTACCTTAGAGGAAATTATAAAAAACTAG
- the ung gene encoding uracil-DNA glycosylase, which yields MQINLNPEWESIVSEETQQPYFKELLLNVEQEYQNSVCYPPQELIFAAFDYCSFDDLKVVIIGQDPYHGEGEANGLCFSVNDAVRIPPSLRNIYREINDDLDSIFMPNSGNLESWARQGVLLLNASLTVRKDTPNSHKHLKWNLFTDAVIQKISEEKEGIVFLLWGAFAHKKGLKIDRTKHLVLESGHPSPMSANQGKWFGNKHFSQVNAYLEKAGKTVISWF from the coding sequence ATGCAAATTAATCTTAATCCGGAGTGGGAGAGCATTGTATCGGAAGAAACGCAGCAACCGTATTTTAAAGAATTACTTTTGAATGTGGAGCAAGAATATCAAAATAGCGTTTGTTATCCACCACAAGAGTTGATTTTTGCCGCTTTTGACTATTGTAGTTTTGATGATTTAAAAGTGGTTATCATTGGTCAAGACCCGTATCATGGGGAAGGAGAAGCAAATGGATTGTGTTTTTCGGTAAATGATGCCGTTCGAATTCCACCATCGTTGCGCAATATCTATCGGGAAATTAATGATGATTTGGATTCGATTTTCATGCCTAATTCAGGGAATTTAGAGTCTTGGGCTAGGCAAGGCGTATTGCTTTTAAATGCTTCGCTAACCGTGAGAAAAGACACGCCCAATAGTCACAAACATTTAAAATGGAATTTGTTTACAGATGCTGTTATTCAAAAAATATCAGAAGAAAAGGAAGGAATTGTTTTTTTACTTTGGGGTGCATTTGCACATAAAAAAGGATTGAAAATTGATCGTACAAAACATTTGGTTTTAGAATCGGGGCATCCATCACCTATGAGTGCCAATCAGGGGAAGTGGTTTGGGAACAAACATTTTAGCCAAGTAAATGCGTATTTAGAAAAAGCGGGAAAGACTGTAATTTCTTGGTTTTAG
- a CDS encoding nucleotidyltransferase family protein → MKKDEIINVLQKDKQYLKENYGVVTIALFGSYAKGLENPESDVDFFVEFNKPSYSILMGLYSYLEDKLNSKIEIVRKGPHISDRFFNSIEKDLIYV, encoded by the coding sequence ATGAAAAAAGATGAAATTATTAACGTCCTTCAAAAAGACAAGCAGTACCTAAAAGAAAATTATGGTGTTGTGACGATTGCTTTGTTTGGTTCTTATGCTAAAGGATTAGAAAATCCGGAGAGTGACGTTGATTTTTTTGTTGAATTTAATAAACCCTCTTACAGTATTTTAATGGGGTTGTATTCTTACTTAGAGGATAAATTAAATTCTAAAATTGAAATTGTTAGAAAGGGGCCACATATTTCGGACCGTTTTTTTAATAGTATTGAAAAAGATTTAATTTATGTATGA
- the tsaE gene encoding tRNA (adenosine(37)-N6)-threonylcarbamoyltransferase complex ATPase subunit type 1 TsaE, whose protein sequence is MEFIFSLEDIASVAEIVVAQNPKKVILFHGEMGAGKTTFIKQLCKTLGVTEATSSPTFSLVNEYHTVDNQIVYHFDFYRLKNETEALDMGADDYFYSGNWCFIEWAEQIPNLIPEEHSVIKIEVLPDGKRLLHLS, encoded by the coding sequence ATGGAATTTATTTTTTCATTAGAAGACATCGCCTCCGTAGCGGAAATAGTAGTGGCTCAAAACCCAAAAAAAGTAATTCTTTTTCATGGAGAAATGGGTGCTGGAAAAACGACTTTTATCAAACAATTGTGCAAAACGCTGGGCGTTACAGAAGCGACAAGCAGTCCAACCTTTTCTTTAGTTAACGAATACCATACTGTTGACAATCAAATTGTTTACCATTTTGATTTTTATAGATTGAAGAATGAAACGGAAGCGCTGGACATGGGAGCCGATGATTATTTCTATTCTGGAAATTGGTGTTTTATCGAATGGGCAGAACAGATTCCGAATTTGATTCCGGAGGAACATTCCGTTATTAAAATTGAAGTCCTTCCTGATGGCAAACGTCTATTGCATTTAAGCTAA
- a CDS encoding GNAT family N-acetyltransferase: MSSENTVFIIPFSDELKEAIKTLNEEWLKRYFKIEPKDEQVLSNPQKYIIEPGGMIFYAQYNNKIVGTVSLIKINETDFELSKMAVTDGVQGLGIGKKLLDHCIQVASEQQMKKLILYSNRKLIPAIHLYEKYGFVEVALEDGVYERADIKMERIMD; this comes from the coding sequence ATGAGTTCAGAAAATACTGTTTTTATTATTCCTTTTTCGGATGAATTAAAGGAAGCCATAAAAACCTTGAATGAGGAATGGCTGAAGCGTTATTTTAAAATAGAGCCCAAAGACGAGCAAGTACTCTCCAATCCACAAAAATACATCATCGAACCAGGTGGAATGATTTTTTATGCGCAGTACAACAATAAAATTGTGGGTACAGTCTCGCTTATAAAAATCAATGAAACCGACTTTGAATTAAGCAAAATGGCAGTTACGGATGGTGTTCAAGGTTTAGGAATAGGAAAAAAGCTATTAGATCACTGCATCCAAGTGGCTAGCGAGCAACAAATGAAAAAGCTAATTTTATATTCAAACAGAAAATTGATTCCAGCAATACATTTGTATGAAAAGTATGGATTTGTTGAAGTCGCCCTAGAAGATGGCGTGTACGAAAGAGCTGATATAAAAATGGAACGAATTATGGATTAA
- a CDS encoding type I restriction endonuclease, whose product MEDLKLKLQQLHQRVDSLKDQINTEEATKNAFVMPFIQILGYDIFNPTEVIPEFVCDIGTKKGEKIDYVIKKDGEPILIIECKNWKENVDAHNSQLHRYYHVSKSRFGVLTNGHIYNFYADLEKPNIMDEKPFFTLDISNLKDTSLKILENFSKNGYNLEEILDSAEGLKYIKAIRNEFEKEIQEPSDEIVRLLVNRFFNKPLTAPRLVAFKEYTKKAFSNSINESINFRLTNALNITETVPSKTNEPTIAIDENVETPKFITTEEEIEGSQIVKAILREILPASRIAFRDTQSYFGILLDDNNRKPICRLHFNSANKYVELFNNGKENGEKKLISSLDDIYNYKTELLTTIKNYE is encoded by the coding sequence ATGGAAGATTTAAAATTAAAATTGCAACAGTTACATCAAAGAGTTGACTCTCTAAAAGACCAAATAAATACAGAAGAAGCAACTAAAAATGCATTTGTAATGCCTTTTATTCAAATTCTTGGATATGATATTTTTAATCCAACAGAAGTAATTCCTGAATTTGTTTGTGATATTGGAACTAAAAAAGGAGAAAAAATAGATTATGTAATTAAAAAAGATGGGGAACCCATTTTAATAATTGAATGTAAAAATTGGAAAGAAAATGTTGATGCTCATAATTCTCAACTTCATAGATATTATCACGTTTCAAAATCACGCTTTGGAGTTTTGACAAACGGTCATATTTATAATTTTTATGCAGATTTAGAGAAACCTAATATAATGGATGAAAAACCATTTTTTACTTTAGACATATCAAACTTAAAAGATACAAGCTTAAAAATTCTAGAAAATTTTTCTAAAAACGGATACAACCTTGAAGAAATTTTAGATTCAGCAGAAGGATTAAAATATATAAAGGCTATTAGAAACGAATTTGAAAAAGAAATACAAGAACCTTCGGATGAAATAGTTCGTCTTTTAGTAAACAGATTTTTCAACAAACCTTTAACAGCTCCAAGATTAGTTGCATTCAAAGAATATACTAAAAAAGCATTCTCAAACTCAATAAATGAATCAATAAACTTCAGATTGACAAATGCTTTAAATATAACTGAAACCGTTCCATCAAAGACTAATGAACCAACTATAGCTATTGATGAAAATGTTGAAACTCCAAAATTCATTACAACGGAAGAAGAGATTGAAGGTTCTCAAATAGTAAAAGCCATTTTAAGAGAAATTTTGCCAGCGTCTCGCATTGCATTTAGAGATACTCAATCATATTTTGGTATTTTATTAGATGACAATAATAGAAAGCCAATTTGTCGCTTACATTTTAATTCAGCAAATAAATATGTTGAACTTTTCAACAATGGAAAAGAGAATGGAGAGAAAAAATTAATTTCTTCCTTAGACGATATTTATAATTATAAAACTGAATTATTAACTACAATAAAAAACTACGAATAA